One part of the Deltaproteobacteria bacterium genome encodes these proteins:
- a CDS encoding tetratricopeptide repeat protein: MRTIVATGGLALLLFLAPVGASNGVAGPIAPRYDARAYAYFLAGYLDSREGNLDGALGSYKKALKYAGDEPDIHYEIANIHVKKGRLPEARTELEKALAADEGHTRSRYLLAGILAASGEREKALAEYGRVLKEDPENDDAYLHIATLHAERGEFSRAEEVLGELIARDPNSYLAHYYRGRVRAAQKKFEEALADYDKALLAAPGFDAALIDSAAVLEILGRNSEAEERYGKALQSSPNNPFIRDRLGRLLIREKKIDQAVDQYEELKKFSSANPDVRTKLGLLYLDRDRFDDAINEFTFVLASDPGNTQVRFFLGTVYEEKGASPEAEAAFRKIPEGDPVHREAMLHLAMLLSRQKKSDEAIVVVRKLREKSPDDVELMIFLAGQLEGAKRYDEALAVVTEATGKAPENPAAWFSLGVVQDKLGKLDQVIAAMEKVIALDPKHATALNYLGYTFADRSMRLPEAEKLVLRALEIRPEDGYFLDSLAWIHFRGGDTRRAEEELLRALKLVPDDPVILEHLGDVLQAQGKDEEAAARFEKAIAKGHEKPDEVRAKIHLLRKAGPAGK, translated from the coding sequence ATGCGAACGATCGTCGCCACGGGGGGCTTGGCCCTCCTTCTTTTTCTCGCCCCGGTAGGGGCGTCCAACGGGGTTGCCGGCCCGATCGCCCCCCGGTACGACGCCCGCGCCTACGCCTACTTTCTCGCCGGATATCTCGACTCCCGGGAGGGGAACCTCGACGGTGCTCTCGGATCGTACAAAAAGGCGCTGAAGTACGCCGGGGACGAGCCCGACATCCACTACGAGATCGCCAACATCCACGTGAAGAAGGGTCGGCTCCCCGAGGCCCGGACGGAACTGGAAAAGGCTCTGGCGGCGGACGAGGGGCACACGCGGTCGCGGTATCTTCTGGCGGGGATCCTCGCCGCGTCGGGCGAACGCGAGAAGGCCCTGGCCGAGTACGGCCGCGTCCTGAAGGAGGACCCGGAGAACGATGACGCGTACCTCCACATCGCCACCCTCCACGCGGAGCGGGGGGAGTTTTCCCGGGCCGAGGAGGTCCTCGGCGAGCTGATCGCCCGGGACCCCAATTCCTACCTGGCCCACTATTACCGGGGCCGCGTCCGTGCGGCCCAGAAGAAGTTCGAGGAGGCCTTGGCCGACTACGACAAGGCGCTCCTGGCGGCTCCCGGTTTCGACGCGGCGCTGATCGACTCCGCCGCGGTCCTCGAGATCCTCGGGAGGAACTCCGAGGCGGAGGAGCGGTACGGGAAGGCACTCCAATCTTCCCCGAACAACCCGTTCATCCGGGACCGGCTCGGCCGCCTGCTGATCCGGGAGAAGAAGATCGACCAGGCGGTGGACCAGTACGAGGAGTTGAAGAAGTTCTCCTCCGCCAACCCCGACGTCCGCACGAAGCTGGGACTTCTTTACCTCGACCGCGACCGGTTCGACGACGCGATCAACGAGTTCACCTTCGTTCTCGCGTCCGACCCGGGAAACACGCAGGTGCGGTTCTTCCTCGGGACGGTGTACGAGGAGAAGGGCGCCTCACCGGAGGCCGAGGCGGCGTTCCGGAAGATTCCCGAGGGGGACCCGGTGCACCGGGAGGCGATGCTCCACCTCGCGATGCTCCTGTCGCGGCAGAAAAAGTCCGACGAGGCGATCGTGGTCGTCCGGAAGCTTCGGGAGAAGAGCCCGGACGACGTGGAGCTGATGATCTTCCTCGCCGGCCAGCTCGAGGGGGCGAAGCGGTACGACGAGGCGCTGGCCGTCGTCACCGAGGCGACCGGAAAGGCCCCGGAAAATCCCGCCGCGTGGTTCTCGCTCGGGGTGGTCCAGGACAAGCTGGGCAAGCTCGATCAGGTGATCGCAGCGATGGAGAAGGTGATCGCCCTCGACCCGAAGCACGCCACCGCCCTCAACTACCTCGGCTACACCTTCGCGGACCGGAGCATGCGCCTTCCCGAGGCGGAGAAGCTCGTCTTGCGGGCGCTGGAGATCCGCCCCGAAGACGGGTACTTTCTCGACAGCCTTGCGTGGATCCACTTCCGGGGCGGCGATACCCGGCGTGCCGAAGAAGAGCTCCTCCGGGCGCTGAAGCTCGTCCCCGACGACCCGGTCATCCTCGAGCACCTCGGGGATGTGCTGCAGGCCCAGGGGAAGGACGAAGAGGCGGCGGCCCGGTTCGAGAAGGCGATCGCGAAAGGGCACGAGAAGCCGGACGAGGTGCGGGCGAAGATCCATCTCCTGCGGAAGGCGGGGCCCGCCGGGAAGTGA
- a CDS encoding peptide-binding protein, which yields MREPLRPAVLPSIALFLLLAACGGGKPESTGKGTAVSDVPAYGDAIVEGSIGDVSGFLTAVTTDASSHEAAGYVFNGLVRYDKNLKLEGDLAESWEVSPDGKRITFHLRKGVKWHDGAPFTSDDVMFTYRRMIDPRTPTAYGEDFKQVKRAAAPDPHTFVVEYARPFAPALASWGMHVLPKHLLENYPDISKSPLNKKPIGTGPYRFVEWKTGEKVVFNASPDYFEGRPYIARVISRVIPDQATMFLELKSGGVDIMALTPPQYVRQTETAEFKKSFNRYKYTASGYTYLGFRLSHPFFRDKRVRQAIAHAADKKALIDGVLLGLGQEATGPYKPGTWAFNPGVKKYPHDPLLAKALLAEAGWKEKDGVLVKDGQSFEFTVLTNAGNDARAKTAAILQQNLAEVGIRMKIRTVEWAAFINEFIDKRKFDAVILGWNITPDPDQFDIWHSSKTGPKELNHVGFANPEVDRLLDEGRSTFDLEKRKKAYFRIQEILAEEQPYVFLYVPEALPVVHNRFRGIVPAPAGITYNFVKWYVPAALQKHKVQP from the coding sequence ATGAGGGAACCGCTGCGGCCGGCCGTTTTGCCGTCGATCGCGCTGTTTCTCCTGCTCGCCGCGTGCGGCGGGGGGAAGCCGGAGAGCACGGGGAAGGGAACGGCCGTCTCCGACGTCCCGGCGTACGGGGACGCCATCGTCGAGGGGAGCATCGGCGACGTGAGCGGCTTCCTCACCGCGGTCACGACCGACGCCTCCTCCCACGAGGCGGCGGGATACGTCTTCAACGGGCTGGTCCGGTATGACAAGAACCTGAAACTCGAGGGGGATCTCGCCGAATCGTGGGAGGTCTCCCCCGACGGGAAGCGGATCACCTTCCACCTCCGGAAAGGGGTGAAGTGGCACGACGGCGCCCCCTTCACCTCCGACGACGTGATGTTCACGTACCGGCGGATGATCGACCCGCGTACCCCCACTGCGTACGGGGAGGATTTCAAGCAGGTCAAGCGCGCCGCCGCGCCGGACCCGCACACCTTCGTGGTGGAGTACGCCCGCCCCTTCGCCCCCGCGCTGGCGTCGTGGGGGATGCACGTCCTGCCGAAGCACCTGCTGGAGAACTATCCGGATATCTCGAAGAGCCCGTTGAACAAGAAGCCGATCGGCACCGGCCCGTACCGGTTCGTCGAGTGGAAGACGGGAGAAAAGGTCGTCTTCAACGCCAGCCCGGACTACTTCGAGGGGAGGCCGTACATCGCCCGCGTGATCTCCCGCGTCATCCCGGACCAAGCGACGATGTTCCTCGAGCTCAAGTCCGGCGGCGTGGACATCATGGCGCTCACCCCGCCGCAATACGTGCGGCAGACCGAAACGGCCGAATTCAAGAAATCGTTCAACAGGTACAAGTACACGGCGTCGGGGTACACGTACCTCGGCTTCCGCCTCTCCCACCCCTTCTTCAGGGACAAGCGGGTCCGGCAGGCGATCGCCCACGCGGCGGACAAGAAGGCGCTGATCGATGGAGTGCTCCTCGGCCTGGGCCAGGAGGCGACGGGCCCCTACAAGCCCGGAACGTGGGCCTTCAACCCGGGTGTGAAGAAGTACCCGCACGACCCTTTGCTTGCGAAGGCGCTGCTCGCCGAGGCGGGATGGAAGGAGAAGGACGGGGTGCTCGTGAAGGACGGGCAGTCGTTCGAGTTCACCGTGCTCACCAACGCGGGGAACGACGCGCGCGCCAAGACGGCGGCGATCCTGCAGCAGAATTTGGCCGAGGTCGGGATCCGGATGAAGATCCGGACCGTGGAGTGGGCGGCCTTCATCAACGAGTTCATCGACAAGCGGAAGTTCGACGCCGTCATCCTCGGGTGGAACATCACTCCCGACCCCGATCAGTTCGACATCTGGCACTCCTCCAAGACCGGCCCGAAAGAACTGAACCACGTCGGGTTCGCGAACCCCGAAGTGGACCGCCTTCTCGACGAGGGACGAAGCACGTTCGACCTCGAGAAGCGGAAAAAAGCGTACTTTCGGATCCAGGAGATCCTGGCCGAGGAGCAGCCGTACGTCTTCCTTTACGTCCCCGAGGCGCTGCCGGTGGTGCACAACCGGTTCCGCGGCATCGTGCCGGCCCCGGCCGGCATCACGTACAACTTCGTCAAGTGGTACGTCCCGGCAGCCCTGCAAAAACACAAGGTCCAGCCGTGA